The region GTCTATGTGGGACTCGTTCATCGACTTGATCGGCCAGTTTCCGGCGTGCTGCTGTTGGCAAAAACGTCGAAAGCCGCCTCAAGGCTTTCGGCACAGTTCCGCGAGCGTGAACCCGAGAAAGTCTATCTGGCAATTGTGGAAGGCCAGCTAAACCCAGCAGCGGGAGAAATCGTCGACTGGTTAATCAAAGACCAGGAGCGAAATCATACCCGGGTGACATCCCCTCAAACGCCCGGTGCCAAGCAGGCAAAGCTCCGGTATCGTCAACTCGAAACGCTGGTAACGCCTGAGGGAATACGAACTTTGGTTGAAGTGCAGCCGATGACTGGGCGCAGCCACCAGATTCGTGTCCAACTGGCCCATGCAGGTGCCTCGATCCTGGGTGATCTCCGCTATGGTTCAAAAACTCCGCTGGGCAAGATGATTGCCCTGCATGCCCGGTCGCTGACCTTTGAGCACCCGGTTCAGAAGCAACCGCTCACGATTTACGCTCCGCTGCCCAGCGACTGGAAGCCTTTCATGAACCCGCTGCTCTGGGAAAAATTTCAGACGGCAGGAGAGAGTGCGGCAGAGTCTAGCCACAGATAGTGGGCATGTTCTTGAAATAGCCCAGTCAGCGAAGTCAGATTTGCGGGTAAGTTTTCCCGTCATTCAATGTGCAGCGAGAGATAGCCAAGACATGCCTGCTTCGAGCTGCAGGCATGGCACACAAAGTAGAGTCAAATCGAGAAGAGATCGGAATCACTGGGCACCAGAGGGTGGTTTGCCGCCTGCTTCCGCGACCGCAGGGGCTGCCGGTATGGTGGAGGGCACTCCGAGAAGTTTGGCAGCCTCGCGGAGATTGTTCTCGAAGTCCCGTTCTTCGTGGGACACCTTTGTCCTCGAGTTGCTGATCATCTTCTGCAAGCGGTCGCGAACACACCACAAGTGAAGTTGCTTGTAGGGGTACTTGCGACTGGCTGAACTCTGGAGCTTATCGACGAAATCCTTGGGATATTCCTTGGCTGTGGCCTGTGCGAGTGCTTCCCACTCACCGGCCGGCGCCTTTGTTTCACGCAACTTCTTCACAGTTGCCAGCACTTCTTCCAACCTGGTCTGTAATTGGCGATCGCTGCCCGTGCTGGCAGGCAAAAATCCCAGAGAGAAATAAATCCCCACGAGAGCCAAGAGCCCGACTGCCACAAGAGCTTTGGGAGACTTCAGGCCTTCAATGGCATCATCCAGCCATTCGGGACGCTCTGCGGCGACTTTCTTCTTGGGCGCTGGTCTGGCTGGCATGGGCCGGGAGGGAGCTGCTCCTCCAAAACCTGACGAATAACTGCTGGCTCCCGAGTTGTAAGACGCCCCTGAGCTGTAAGAGGAAGCCGCTGCAGACGAGGAATAACTCGATGCATTTGAATTCGAGTTTGAACTTTCGCTCGTGGCCTTCTTGGTGACTTCGAGTTCCGGCTCAGAAGCTTTTGCAGCCGGTGTTTCTTTGACAACAGCCGCTTTCGCTTCGACGCTGGCTGCTGGAATCACTGCATTCGCTGCAGAGTCAGCCGGCTTCGCTGATGTTTTCGCTGTGGTGGTGGACGCAGTGGCCGATGAAGCGGCGGTAGATGAAGCTGTGGCCGCAACTGCTGGCTGCGGAGTCGCAATGGCAGGAGCGACAGGTGCCGAGATGACCGGCGGAACCAGAGGTGGCATCAGACCATTGATCGTCGAGGCGAGCACATATTGGCCGGCCTGGCCTTGACGCACATAGTCGGTGGCTGCCAACTGCCCGGCAGTTGCCCATTGTGTCAGTTGCGAGTAATCGACAGGGCCATATTCCTGACCACCGATCCAGGCGTACCAGAGATGATCGACGGGGGCAGGTGCAGCAGCTTGTGGCCACTGAGGGACAAATCCTGCCCCTGCGACAGGCATTCCATAGGCAGGTGTCGGTGCAGCGGGGAACCCGGCATAGCCATTGACGGCTGGCCCACCAGGATAAAACGCGGGCATACCGAATGGTGGCGTGTTGCCAGTGTATCCCTGAGTGTCACTCCCCCGGCGGTTTTTCTTTTTCCGGCGGGATCGACGTGCATCGAATGATCGATCATCGTCCTCCTCGTCGTCATCAAACTCATCTCGAATACGGGATTTGGGAGCAGGTCTCGCCGATTCACGATTCGATGAAGGTTCATTCCCGGGAAATGCCTGCATTTCCTTAGAAAGTCGGCCTTCGGGGATCTTGTGCTCACCTTTCTCAAAAGGGAGCACAGCCATCAATCGGCCAATTGAACGTACCGCGCGCCACTTACCGGCTGCCCCAAGCTTGACTTCGGCTTCTGGCCCGAGCTGCCCCTCTTCCACGAAAGATTGAATCTCATCAAAGCCCATCGGGCCCAGTTCTCGACCCAACACTTTGCAGTACCAGCCACTCTGTGCATCGCCCAGCCCATCGAGAGTGGCTCGCCCTGCAGACTCCAGGGTCTGGTCTTGAGGTGCGTCAAGAACCTCCTTGAGCGTTAACCAGTGCGATCCGGTCTCGGCTCGCACCTCATCGGTGTGCGATAACGTGCCGTTCTCCAGCAGCGTCACGAGCATTTCGTGAGGAACTGGACCAAATTCTTCGCCAAAAAGACGGTAGTACCAAGTCATGGCAGTGAGTGTAGGCATGTACGGGGAGCCATAAGTGGGCGGAGGGTCTGCACATCACACGCAGGTCCAGTCCACGTTTCGAGACATCCTATCACAAGATGCTGCTCTCAACGTTTCAAGACCCAATCAATCGCCGGGCAAAAAATCCTTGAACGTATTTCGTCCCAGGAAACATTTTTTCCCGTCACTGATTGATTTCATTGTTATCTGCAAAGATTGAACCGCAACGCCAAAAACTCGGCTTGACGGAATACAAATGGAAAATTCACATTGAATTCCATCAATTGAGTTGATCAAACACAACAAACCCTCCGAATCCCATGACAAACAACACTACTCAAATGAACATCAGTAAATATATTCACACTACATCAATGCAAAAGGCGACGCGCGATTGAACACGCTGTCGCCTAGATTTTTGGCAAACTGTCGCACGGTCGATCAAGTCTATTGAGCTGACCCCAATTGAAAACCTGTTACTGCCGGGTGCACAGGACGGGTCGCGACCTCAGTCTTTCGTGTGTTTCTTCAGTCTTTTGCGTATTTCACGGTGACATTCGAGCGGATACCACCCCGAGGCGTGAACTGGGCAACGACTTCCAGACTCCTCGGAGAAGTCGCGGCCACCAGATCATCCAGAATCATGTTCGTGACCTGCTCGTAAAACGCTCCATGATTGCGGAACGCCTGCAGATAAAGTTTGAGAGACTTCAATTCGAAACACTTTTCGTCTGGCACATAGGTAATCACCAGTGTGCCGTAATCTGGCTGGCCAGTTTTGGGACAGAGCGACGTGAACTCTGGACAAATCGTTTCAATCGAGTAGTCACGCTGCGGAAAGGGATTCGGAAACGTCTCAAGAATCCCCAGAAACTCGGAAGGCATAAACTTACTTTCAGACAAAATGCTTGACACCTAACGGATGTTTACTGAAATCTGCCGCCCGGATTCCCACGCAAAACTGCTTATCTGTCAAGCGGGTGGTTCGGAGGGAGGAGTAAATTTCGGAGCACTGGCGACCACGGGCTCATCATCATCTTTGGCTAATGGCCGTGTTGTTTTCGAACTCTCCGGCTGAGTATAGACAGTACTCTGAATATCGTCCGTCATACCGGCCATCCCTTTTTTGAATTCTGTCAGCCCTTTCCCCAGGCTGCGAGCGACTTCGGGCAAGCGCTTGCCGAACAATAGGAGAGCGATGATCCCCACGACCATCATTTCCTGCCAACCAGGTGCACCAAACATAATTCAAATCCTCGCTGATGATATTCGTGCGTTGTCCAATGCCCAGATCTACGACAATCGCTGGTGATCAAAGCTGTTCAAAGGCGCAGGCCCAGGGCGATTCAAACAGCGTTCCGCCAAGTCTGCGGGCTCAGGCGAAACAGGCCGTCAACATTCAAAAAAATCGCTGGTTGACTTCCTAATCAGACTTTCGCTTCCCGATCGTCGATCTTCTCGGGCTCCTGTTCTGCCTCCTTGGCACCCTTCTTGAATTCCGTGATGCTCTGTCCCAGTGATCGCATCACGCTGGGAAGCCGGTTTCCGAAAAGGAGCAGGACAATTCCTAGTACAACAAGCAATTCCCATCCACCGGGCAGACCAAACATGATTTTCTCCGGATCAACCTCTCAGCAATTTGGAACAAACGTTCATAACGCTCTGAGGTGTCTAACTTTGTAACGAAAGGCGGCGTGGCAGAAAGTCTTGCTTGGCAGAGATCTCAGCCTCGGCTTCATCACCTGAGAAGCCAATTCAGCCTGCCTGAAGAACAATATTCACGCATATTGTCATGATACGTCGGAGGAGTCGGATGCGGGAGTCACTTCTCTGCATTAGCAAGTCAGTACTGACAACTCACTACTCATGACCCGATGCCCACGACAAAACAGTCTCTGCGACGCTGATCCGAGCTACTTTGAGCTGCGGTCTCCACGAATACGAGCGGCTGCGGTAGCCACATCGCACGCGGTCTATATCCAAAATTATCACTTCGGGTACGAGGAAAGTCAATCTTGTGCCCGAAGACCTTGGTCACTTCAAGGGTTAAAGTGAATGTACCACATCACTGGCACTGCGGACTCTCGCCTCATTTCAACGACTTTTTGAGGTGTATAAATGAAAATGGGCACCGGTATGAAACCGGTGCCGCGGGGGTTTGGGGGGGACATTTCAACACGAACAGAGGGGACAGGCATGGGGTGCCTGGGTTAGCGATCCGCATCAACCATGGAGATGGTCGAAGAAACGGCCGCAGGAGGGGTTTCAGAATTCGATGATCGAGCGACCCAGCGTTGGGCTCGAACAATCGAAGGTGTTTCAGCAGGCTTCGCCGCAGCGTGGCGAGCAACAATTCGTGGCTCTTCCTGATCCAGCACATTCGTCAGAGACGCTGTCATGACAGCTCCCTTCGATTTGGGTGAAACAGGTTCTGTTTTCGGAGGCTGTGGAATCTCGGCTGTGGGGCCATTCAGCAATGTGGGCTGAGGCTGCACAGGCAAACTGATTTTACTGGCCGGCAGACCACCACTCGATGTTCGATTGTCGGGACGATCGGGATTGGCTCGTTCCAAATTGTCTTTGGTGGCACTGCGAGTGCGGATATCTGTGGCAGAACGCGAGAAGTTGGGATCAGCCGTCGGTGCCAGAACTGTTTGTGAACCCCAGACCGGGCCCCAGGCAGTGGCGGTGCCGCCCATCGGGGCAAAGGCCATCTGACTGCCAATAGGCACGGTTCGCATCACAGTGACAGGCCGCATGGCCGTCACTTCTTCATCGACATACCGCACTTCGTTCACAGCCACTTTTCGAGTCGATTGCTTGGCCACCATAGTGGTGACGTTGTAGGCAACCTGGCGAGTTCCTTGTATAGCGACCTGGCGGGTCACTGGCACAGTCTGGACGCAGGTCCGGGCGACATATTCACGCTGTGCTGTATAGCGCGGTGTAAATGCTGAACCGATCTGATGAGTGGTCCGATTCCACCAGCCAGCCATACCTGGGCGACTATCAACTTCGCAAGGCGATGGTCGGCAGTTGGGCTGATAACGTGTCACCCAGTAACCCATGTTCTTGGTCTGGGTTCGCATTTCCGTCACGTTCTGATAGGAAACCGTGGGGACTTCACATGTCTTCTGTTCTGTCACAGGGACATATTCAGTCACAGGCTGTTCGACATAACGGGTTTCAACAATTGGTCGTCTGACAGTCTGCTTGACCTGCTGGAATTCGGTCACAGGAACTGTCTGATAGCAGGTTTGCATAATCGGCTGCTGCACCACTTCGCAGGTGGAGACAGGAGCACAAGGACTGCAACTGGCCGATTGGAACATCGGCGGTGGTGCCCAGCTCGAAGCACCTGTGTTACAGGTACTGCAGCCAGAGTTACCTCCAAACCATTGTGCCTGGGCACTGGCGTGTGGAGCAAGAACAGCAAGCGTGGCCCAAAGGGCAATAGAAAAACGAGGCATGGGTACCTTCCTGTGAAGGAAAGAACAGAACGGTGCCGGAAAAGCGAGACAGGTGTCGCGAGGGGGAGGCGAGAAAACCTCAGATGCCTGAGGTAGAAGAGTGCACGCTGCCAGGATTCATTCCGGCCGGCAAACCCACCACAGGTATTGAGTCACACATCATGGTCGAACTCCCGTTGTCATCCATGACTATTGGCGTTCGCGTTGTGTGTGGGAGGTTTGTAGGTGAAGCCTTCAAGCAGGTCAAGATGTTCCGGCAAGAACTTCCGAACTTCTAAAAATCGGCTGTTTTCAAGCGAAAACATGAAATTTTTGCCTGCATAAGCTTCAGCACTTTCCGCCAGAGGGCAGTTTTTTCTGACATTTTCTGCCGATGATTTGCCCAATCAGCAGCACATCATTCAGAATTCATTGAAGTTCAATTCGCTGAGCATGATTTCTCGAATTGAACAGACGGGTTTGGTTGGGAGTTGGGAGTTGACAAAGAGATGAGCATGCGACCCACGAAGCTGAGTGTCTGACGCGATGCTGTGGAAGACAGGTACATTCCGTAAGCACTTCATGGACCCGACTTGGAAATACTTGAGCGTTGGCCCCAGGAACTGGTGAATTGACATGAGATCATTGCGAATTGCTTTTCTGGGGACGGGGCCATTAGCTCGACCCGTCTTTGAAGCCCTGCGCGAATCACCACACCACCAGGTCGTCGCACTGATCACGCAACCTTCCAGAACAGGACGTGGTCATCATCAGCACGAGAACCCGCTCATTGGTTTAGCTGAAGAGCGGAACATCCCGGTCTTCCAACCTTCACGCATTCGTGATGCCGAGCATGCCACCTGGCTCAAAGAACTGGATCTCGACCTGTCTGTGGTGGCGGCTTACGGCCAGATTCTGTCACGGGAGATTCTCGATCTGCCTCGTCTGGGGACCATCAATGTCCACGCCTCACTGCTTCCCAAGTACCGCGGTGCGACACCGATTCATGCAGCTGTCCTGTCCGGTGATGAAGTGGCGGGAGTGACCATCATTCGCCTTGTCCCGAAGCTCGATGCGGGCCCCATGCTGGGTGTTGATCAACTCCAGGTTGATGCCCAGGAGACCACAGGTTCACTCGAAGCACGTCTGGCGCAACTGGCCGTTCCATTAACACTGCGTGTCGTCGATCAACTGGCTATGGGGGAGGCTCAGGAAACCTTACAGGATGAGACTCTCGCCACGCATGTCGGCAAGCTCACCAAACAACATGGCCTGATCGACTGGTCTAAACCCGCTATAGACATCGAACGACATATTCGAGGGATGCAGCCCTGGCCAGGCCCACAGACGATGCTCTTTTCTGAAGGGAAAGCTCCCCTGCGCTTGTCCATCCTGCAGGGCACTGTGATCTCTTCATCCGCGACAAATTCATCGTCCGTAGGATCATTTGCAGAACAAACATCACCCGGTCAGCTCAGTTCCGAATCAGGGCGACTTTTCGCGCAAACGGGCGACCATCGGCTGGAAATTCTCACTTTGCAACCGGAAGGCAAGCGAGCCATGTCGGCTGCCGAATATCTTCGCGGACGCCCCGTCAAACCTGGCGATTATCTGGGGACACTGGCCATCGCTCCGCAATAATCTCCGCACATTCCACAACTCCAACTCAGCATCTATCGCTGCTCCATTGAGTATGGTATCGAATGTGAGAGATAAGGTGCATTGCGAGGCTACCCCGGAGAAATCACCGATGAATCTGCTCACCACACTGGCGGGATCGATGCTGGAAGGCTTTTTTCCTGCCGGTTGGGATCTCGCCCGCATCGATGCCTGTGTCGATGCTAACCCGGCAACCATTACCCAGCGGCAACCCTGGTGGCATAAATCTTTCCAACCGATCGAGTGCGTTTCCCAAAGCGATTTCGACACTTATATGGGCCACGAGATTGCTCAGACGATTCGCCATGCGAAAGAAGCGGGCCGGAAGTTATCGATCATCCTGCCTGTAGGCCCGATGGGCATGTATCGCTGGGCGGTTTACTTCCTCAAGGAGTGGAACGTCTCGTGCGAACACGTCTATGGCTTCAACATGGACGAATGGAGTGATGCTTCAGGAAATACGTTACCCGCCACTGATCCCGGTGCTTTTCAGTTTGCCATGGAGCAGGCCTTCTATGGCCCTTTAGGAAAGTTAACCGTTCCGAAAAAGCAGAGGAACTTCGCGACTCGCAAGCATCTCCCGACCTATGCCGAAAGACTGGGCGAATTGAAATCTCAAGGGGCGATGCATGTCTTGGTCTTTGGCGTGGGCCGAGTCTGCCATATTGCTTTCTGGGAGCCACACTTTGCCGGCGAATATGGCAGTGAAACTGAGTGGAAATCGCAAACCCATCGCCTGGGTGCCAGGCTTCATCCACTGACGATCGAACAGAATGCCCTGACCAGTTTTAAGAGTCGCACGACGCTGGTACCAGCCTTTGCCAACACCATTGGCCCAGCACTGTTCCTGGGAGCCGACCATATCATTGGCGGAGCAGATGGCATCTTTTCTCGCGGCATGCAATGGCAGGGTCTTTCTCTCTGGATGACCTTTCGCCATGCTCCGACATCGTGGATTCCATCGACTTACATGACGACACAACCCGGCAAATTCTTCTTTCTCAACGAGCTTGCCGGCCCTCTCACAGCCGAATGCCACTAGGACACGCACAAACTTCAACCAGATCCAATACCTGACACTCAAGAGTTACTCCCATGATGATGCGCTACTTATTCCTGACGATTTTCACTCTGCACTTGTCGACAGCACTGAATTCCACAGCGCTGGCTCAACCGTTGCCACGAGCCACGCCTGAATCGCAGGGGGTGGCCTCGGCTCAGATTCAGAAATTCATTGAAGCTGCGGATCAGTCGATCAACACACTCCACAGCTTCATGTTGATCCGGCATGGAAAGGTGGTTGCCGAGTGCTGGTGGCAACCACAGACACCGACCACGCCGCATGTGATGCATTCGCTGAGCAAGAGTTTCACCTCGACGGCAATTGGGTTTGCAGTGAGCGAAGGGAGGCTCAGTGTGGATGACCCGGTCATCAAGTTCTTCCCCGATCATCTTCCCGCTGAAGTTTCGCCCAATCTTAAGGCCATGCGGGTCAAGGATCTCCTCACCATGTCCACAGGCCATGAGACCGAGCCCAGACTCATCGGTGGGCCTGAGGATTCGGGAATTCGCATGTTCCTGGCGCATCCTGTCCCCCATAAGCCGGGAACGCACTTCAAGTACAACACACCCGCCACTTACATGCTCTCGGCAATCGTGCAGAAGGTCTCGGGTGAAAAGTTGATCGACTACCTGACTCCGCGTTTGTTCAAGCCCCTGGGCATTGAAAACCCGGCCTGGTCGACCAGTGCTGAAGGAATCAACTACGGTGGGTTTGGTCTCATGATTACGACGGAAGACATCGCCCGTTTTGGCCTCTTCGCACTGAATGAAGGGCAATGGAATGGCCAGCAACTTCTTCCGGCAGCGTGGATTCGCGAAGCCACTTCGAAGCATGTTTCGAATGGCAGCAATCCCCAAAGTGACTGGGAACAGGGCTATGGTTATCAGTTCTGGCGCTGCCGACACGGAGCCTTCCGAGGTGATGGCAAAGATGGACAGTTTTGCATTGTTTTGCCCGAGCAGGATGCGGTCATTGCGATCACAGCCCATACGAGCAATATGCAGGCGGAGTTAAACGTCGTCTGGGATCAACTACTGGCTGCGTTTCATGAAGCTCCACTGGCAGAAGATCCGGCGGCTCAAGCCCGTCTTAAGGAAGTCTCGTCCAAGCTTGTCGCTGGTCAACCGAAAGGGACGAGCAAACTGCTGCTCAGCCAGAAAATTCAGAGCGACATTTTGAAGAAGGAGATGAAGTACTCGATTTATCTTCCCGCGGGTTATGAAGGCTCGACGACTTCGTACCCAGTGCTCTATCTGCTCCACGGCTTTGGTGACGATGAAACGAGCTGGCAGTTGAAGGGAAACATGCAACCCCTCGCGGATGCCACCATTGCGACCCGCCGGGCACTTCCGATGATCATCGTGATGCCCGATGCGGAGAAACGTTATTACATGAACAGCGTGATGGGCGAGTACATGTACGAAGATTATTTCATTAAGGAACTGATGCCGCATATTGAGAAAACCTATCGCGTCAAAACAGATCGTGCTGATCGAGCACTTTCGGGCCTGTCGATGGGTGGTTATGGAAGCTTGCTTTATGCCCTGCACCATCCTGAGCTGTTTGCCTCCTGCTATGCCATGAGTGCCGGTGTTCGCTCGGATGAAGAAATGCGGGCGATTCCGTTTGCCGAGTTCAAAAAGCGGTACGTTCCTTCCGTCGGCGATCTTGAGGAAGGGGACGAACGGATCACTGAGTTTTACAATCGGAACAGTGTGCTGTACCTGCTGCCAAAAACGCCCGTGGAACAGCTCAAACAGACACGCTGGTTCATCGATTGTGGGGACGACGACTTCCTTTACAAGGGAAATTCCCTGCTGCACATCACATTCAGCGACCTGAAAGTTCCGCATGAGTACCGTGTCCGTGACGGCGGGCACAACTGGAAGTACTGGCAACGCTCACTCCCGGATGCACTGGAGTTTGTCTCTGAATCGTTTTCGAAGGGGAAATAATCCCGCATCGACAACCGCAGAGGTGAAAACGTTCCCTTTTCGTCACTGCTCGATCTGCATAGAATCTGGGAGTCCCGAGTTAACTACCTGTTTCCCGGAAGAGTGACCTTGAGCGAATTCGTTGAGCCGCTGGGAAAGCGAATTCTGATCCGTAAAGACGAGAGCAAGCAAAAGACCCGCGGCGGGATTGTGTTGCCGGATCAGGCTGAAATTCCGACGATTACCGGCCGCGTGGTGGAAATCAGTGTGTTGATCGAGCGCGATCTCGACTTCCCGGTGAAGAAATACGACAAGGTGTTGTTTCACCCGAAGAATGCCATTCCGGTCGATTTTGAGCCCGACAATCTGCTGTATGTGGTTCCGATTGAAGATGTGGTTGCCGTTTTTCGCCGGTCGGAACCTGTACGTCCCCCTCGTAAGTCAAAAGGCAAGAAAGATATCGAACCTGACGAGTTGGGCGAATAGTTTTGCCGCCGTCATGTTGTGGAAGCTGGTTTTCACTGTGGCGACAGTGCGAACAGTCCATGTGATTGAGCATCAGTCGTCGAGAATCTGGTGACGACCTTCCATCACGAAACCCCAATTGTGAACGATGGGTAGTCTCCCGTATTGGGCGAATAGCGGTCCGAGGAAACATTCGATGTCGGGTTCAGCCACTCCTGAAGAACGATCTGCCTCTCCCACATTACGCCGCTGGATCTGGCCTGGAGTGACGCTGCTGCTGGCAGGAGTCGCTCAAACAGCACTCTATCTGACGTACAGTGAAGATCGCACCATGCTCATCATGACGACGCTCTTCGTCTGGCCAGCGACGATTTTCTCATTGTTGCTCTGGTGGGTTTTCGGCTCTGGATTCACCTGGAAGTCGCGTCTTATTGGTTTAGGAAGCCTGCTCTTCGTTGGCGGGCTGGTGATGTCAGTCGCCACGATTGAAGGCTTCAATGGCGATATGGTGCCTCGCGTCGTGTGGCGTTGGGCCCCCAAAGCGGAAGCTGCTGCCCGAAACGTTCCTGTCGCTCCTCAAGAGGGAGCTGTTGCCACACCTGTTCTCACCGCCGGGCCGGGAGACTGGGTTCAATTTCGCGGGCCGGATCGCGCGGGTGTGGCCTCCGGAGTGACTATCCCTCTGTCTTGGAGTGAAGCCACTCCTCCGAAGAAACTTTGGGGCAAGCCGATTGGTGTCGGCTGGTCGAGCTTTGCCGTCATTGGAGACCGGATCTTCACGCAAACGCAGGTCGAGCAGGAAGAGCAGGTGCTCTGCCTCGATCTGGCCACGGGCAACGTTCTCTGGAAGCATGCCGATCAGACCCGCTTTTCGGAAGCGATGGGTGGTGACGGCCCCAGAGCCACTCCCACGTTTCTCGAAGGCAAACTGTATACTCTCGGTGCGACTGGCATACTGAACACTTTCGATGCGGCTACAGGAAAAGTTTTGTGGTCGACGAACATTCTCAAGGATGCCGACGCCACCAATATCCCCTGGGCCATGGCCGGTTCACCTCTGATTGAAGATGGCCTCGTCATTGTCAATCCTGGTGGAAAAGACGGCCATTCGATTGCTGCGTATCGTGCGACGGATGGCCAGCTCATGTGGTCTGTCGGCGATTACGAAGCCAGCTACACAGCGCCACGGGTGGAGACGATTCACGGCGTTCGCCAGGTTCTCGTCTTCCATGCTGCTGGTCTTTCCGGGCTGGATCCAAAAACTGGCAAAGAATTCTGGATGTTCCCCTGGGTCAACCAGCCCAAGGTCAACGCCTGCCAGCCGATTCTCCTCCCTGATCAATCGCTCTTTCTCTCCTGCGGCTACTCGGTGGGGAGTGCCCGAATCGAGCTCACACCTGCCGAACCTTCGTGGCAGGTCAAACCAATCTGGAAGACCAATAAATTCCGGTTGAAGTTCAACGATGGAATTCTCAAAGACGGCTACATCTATGGCCTTGATGAAAACCGCCTCGCCTGCCTCGACATCGCGACGGGAAAGATCAAGTGGAAGGGCCCACCTTATGGCTATGGTCAGATCCTGATGACAGATAACTCGATCCTCGTCAGTTGTGAAAATGGCGAGCTGGCACTCGTGGAACCAACTCCCGAAAAGTTTGTCGAAATCACGAAGTTCCGTGTTCTACCCGATGCAACCACCTGGGCTCATCCGGTCATCGCCCACGGCAAGCTCCTCGTACGCAACAATCAGGAACTCGCCTGCTATCAGGTGGAAACCCCGCCTCAATAGATTGGCCGGATGAATCCATCTTCACTCAGCGACTGAGGCTTGCCCCTGTGGCTCTCCTCTATGTTCGACATTCGTCGCTGCGACTGGCCACAGCATCTGATATCATCAATTGTCGATGCTT is a window of Planctopirus limnophila DSM 3776 DNA encoding:
- a CDS encoding PQQ-binding-like beta-propeller repeat protein, with the protein product MSGSATPEERSASPTLRRWIWPGVTLLLAGVAQTALYLTYSEDRTMLIMTTLFVWPATIFSLLLWWVFGSGFTWKSRLIGLGSLLFVGGLVMSVATIEGFNGDMVPRVVWRWAPKAEAAARNVPVAPQEGAVATPVLTAGPGDWVQFRGPDRAGVASGVTIPLSWSEATPPKKLWGKPIGVGWSSFAVIGDRIFTQTQVEQEEQVLCLDLATGNVLWKHADQTRFSEAMGGDGPRATPTFLEGKLYTLGATGILNTFDAATGKVLWSTNILKDADATNIPWAMAGSPLIEDGLVIVNPGGKDGHSIAAYRATDGQLMWSVGDYEASYTAPRVETIHGVRQVLVFHAAGLSGLDPKTGKEFWMFPWVNQPKVNACQPILLPDQSLFLSCGYSVGSARIELTPAEPSWQVKPIWKTNKFRLKFNDGILKDGYIYGLDENRLACLDIATGKIKWKGPPYGYGQILMTDNSILVSCENGELALVEPTPEKFVEITKFRVLPDATTWAHPVIAHGKLLVRNNQELACYQVETPPQ
- a CDS encoding co-chaperone GroES, with product MSEFVEPLGKRILIRKDESKQKTRGGIVLPDQAEIPTITGRVVEISVLIERDLDFPVKKYDKVLFHPKNAIPVDFEPDNLLYVVPIEDVVAVFRRSEPVRPPRKSKGKKDIEPDELGE